One stretch of Muribaculum intestinale DNA includes these proteins:
- a CDS encoding IS982 family transposase — protein sequence MLTEDKITEIFVIADEFCKVFNAMLRRRGLSKIRTDRKREYHRDCRLSQAEVIVIMIMFHSSNHKCLKHFYLNEICQRYRHLFPETVSYNRFTELEKSVVVQFVIFVKKCLLGKCTGISFVDSTLLRVCRNQRIHMHKVFKGIAQRGKCSLGWFYGFKLHLICNDKGEILNFMITPGDVDDREPLKVKSFVEFIYGKMVGDKGYIGKDLFCKLFIDGIQLITKLKNNMKGGLRSMYDRILLRKRAIIETVNDQLKNIAQIEHSRHRSFPNFIVNLIGGIAAYCLFPKKPRINLERVYDNQLTLF from the coding sequence ATGCTCACCGAAGACAAAATTACTGAAATATTCGTGATTGCAGATGAATTCTGCAAAGTTTTTAATGCGATGCTCCGTCGCAGAGGTCTTTCGAAGATTCGTACGGACAGGAAGCGGGAATATCATCGAGATTGCCGTCTGTCGCAGGCGGAGGTCATTGTTATCATGATCATGTTCCACAGTTCCAACCATAAATGTCTCAAACACTTTTATCTGAACGAGATATGTCAGCGATACAGGCATCTGTTCCCCGAAACAGTCTCATACAACAGATTCACGGAGCTGGAGAAATCAGTGGTCGTTCAGTTCGTGATATTCGTAAAGAAATGTCTGCTGGGAAAATGTACCGGTATTAGTTTTGTCGACAGCACACTGCTACGTGTGTGCCGCAACCAACGGATACACATGCACAAGGTGTTCAAAGGAATAGCGCAACGTGGGAAGTGTTCGTTAGGTTGGTTCTACGGATTCAAGCTACATCTGATATGCAACGACAAGGGCGAGATTCTCAACTTCATGATCACTCCGGGAGATGTTGATGACCGGGAACCTCTGAAAGTGAAGTCGTTTGTCGAGTTCATATACGGCAAGATGGTCGGTGACAAAGGTTATATCGGCAAAGACCTGTTCTGCAAGCTGTTCATTGACGGAATCCAATTGATCACAAAACTGAAAAACAACATGAAAGGCGGTCTGAGATCAATGTATGACAGAATACTTCTGAGAAAACGGGCTATTATCGAAACTGTAAACGACCAACTCAAAAACATCGCTCAGATAGAACACTCGCGACACCGTTCATTTCCGAATTTCATCGTTAATCTCATTGGTGGGATAGCGGCTTATTGCCTGTTTCCAAAGAAACCGAGGATAAACTTAGAACGCGTGTATGATAATCAGCTGACTCTCTTTTGA
- the metF gene encoding methylenetetrahydrofolate reductase [NAD(P)H], which yields MKVTDIIAARQTPGFSFEVLPPLKGRGINQLFKNIDILCEFDPLYINITTHRSEIVFKDTSDGLYRRVSERSRPGTVAVAAAIQQKYGIPAVPHMICSGFSKIETEYALIDLNFLGITNLLLLRGDKAKHESRFTPNADGHAHASELQQQVNDFNRGYFIDGTKMDIITGETFSYGVAGYPEKHEESPNPDIDLQYLKLKVDNGADYIVTQMFFDNEKYFRFVERCRNAGINVPIIPGLKPITTMSQLNLLPKVFHVDMPSDLANELMKCTSDAQAKEIGVEWCTMQARELIAHNVPSIHFYSLNATRSVERVAHTVY from the coding sequence ATGAAAGTTACCGACATAATAGCCGCGCGTCAGACTCCCGGATTCAGTTTTGAGGTACTGCCCCCGCTCAAGGGGCGCGGCATCAACCAGTTGTTTAAGAATATCGACATTCTGTGTGAGTTTGACCCGCTGTATATCAACATAACCACCCACCGCAGCGAGATAGTGTTCAAGGACACGTCCGACGGACTGTACCGACGTGTGAGCGAGCGTAGCCGTCCGGGCACTGTGGCCGTAGCCGCCGCAATCCAACAGAAATACGGCATCCCGGCCGTTCCTCACATGATATGCAGCGGATTTTCGAAAATCGAGACCGAGTACGCCTTAATTGACCTGAACTTCCTCGGCATAACCAATCTGCTGCTACTGCGCGGCGACAAGGCTAAGCATGAGTCGCGTTTCACGCCCAATGCCGACGGCCACGCCCATGCATCGGAGCTACAGCAACAGGTCAACGACTTCAACCGAGGATATTTCATTGACGGCACAAAAATGGATATCATCACCGGAGAGACTTTCTCATATGGCGTGGCCGGATATCCGGAGAAACATGAGGAATCGCCTAATCCGGATATTGACCTGCAGTATCTCAAACTTAAAGTAGACAACGGCGCCGATTACATCGTGACCCAGATGTTTTTCGACAATGAGAAATATTTTAGATTTGTCGAGCGTTGCCGCAACGCCGGCATCAATGTCCCAATAATTCCCGGACTGAAACCGATCACCACCATGTCGCAGCTCAACCTGCTGCCCAAGGTGTTCCATGTCGACATGCCAAGCGACCTTGCCAACGAACTGATGAAATGCACATCCGACGCACAGGCGAAAGAAATAGGTGTAGAATGGTGCACCATGCAGGCCCGGGAACTCATAGCCCACAATGTGCCGAGCATTCATTTTTATTCTCTCAACGCCACACGCAGTGTAGAGCGAGTGGCCCACACCGTATATTAA
- a CDS encoding ATP-binding protein: protein MKFSDIPGHQSVKERLRSMADNDRIPHALLIEGPSGTGKMMLARAMAQYIHCENRNGGDSCGECPACIQHRSINHIDTIYSFPIVKGGHENPVSDDYMDQWRRMSEDSPYMDFLHWLSLIQAGNSQPQIFVSEADSLIHKLSFTAHKAKYKIVIMWLPERLKTEAANKMLKLIEEPFHDTLFILVSNDAKKILPTIYSRTQRIIVHRLPDEIVANRLVETKGLSMADAMAIAHNADGSMLAAETALSFSKEEKQFLELFMALMRKAYQNQMADLKEWTVTISAFGRETIIRFLNYCLRLVRENFIMNLNVPQLNYLNSAEAAFSSKFSRFINERNVERISQEFDSAITDIAGNANPKLVLFDLAVRMCIYLKA from the coding sequence ATGAAGTTCAGCGACATACCCGGACACCAGTCAGTGAAAGAGCGTTTGCGCTCCATGGCCGATAACGACAGAATACCGCATGCCCTGCTCATCGAAGGGCCATCCGGCACGGGAAAGATGATGCTCGCCCGTGCCATGGCACAGTACATACATTGTGAAAACCGCAACGGCGGCGACAGTTGCGGAGAATGCCCGGCATGTATCCAGCACCGCAGTATCAACCATATCGACACCATCTACTCCTTTCCGATAGTAAAAGGAGGACATGAGAATCCCGTGTCCGACGACTACATGGACCAATGGCGCCGCATGTCGGAAGACTCTCCATACATGGACTTTCTACACTGGCTGTCGCTCATACAAGCAGGAAACTCCCAGCCACAGATATTTGTCAGCGAAGCAGACAGCCTGATACATAAACTTAGCTTCACAGCCCACAAGGCAAAATACAAAATAGTGATAATGTGGTTGCCTGAACGACTGAAGACAGAGGCCGCCAACAAAATGCTGAAACTTATCGAGGAACCGTTTCACGACACGCTGTTCATACTCGTAAGCAACGATGCAAAAAAAATACTTCCGACCATATATTCACGTACCCAGCGCATAATTGTACATCGTCTGCCAGATGAAATAGTGGCAAACCGCCTTGTCGAGACAAAGGGTTTATCCATGGCCGACGCAATGGCGATAGCACACAATGCCGACGGGAGCATGCTTGCGGCAGAAACCGCGCTGTCGTTTTCAAAAGAAGAGAAACAGTTTCTCGAACTGTTTATGGCTCTTATGCGCAAAGCATATCAGAACCAGATGGCCGACCTCAAAGAATGGACAGTCACCATATCGGCGTTTGGCCGCGAGACGATAATACGCTTTCTTAATTACTGCCTTCGACTGGTGAGAGAAAACTTCATAATGAACCTCAATGTGCCTCAGCTCAACTATCTCAACAGTGCGGAGGCTGCTTTCTCAAGCAAATTCTCACGCTTCATAAATGAGCGCAACGTCGAACGCATATCCCAGGAATTCGACTCGGCAATAACCGACATAGCCGGTAACGCCAATCCGAAACTTGTACTTTTTGATCTTGCCGTAAGGATGTGCATATATCTGAAGGCCTGA
- the dnaG gene encoding DNA primase, whose amino-acid sequence MKKIDRETVQRILDVADIVDVVSDFVSLKRRGSSYLGLCPFHNERTPSFSVSKSKNICKCFSCGKGGSPVNFIMEHEQMTYQEALRYLAGKYNIEIKEHEMTDEERERETERASLLAVNEFALRHFEYNLNETDDGRNIGLTYLQQRGVNEAMIKRFHLGYALERSTALYDEAKRKGYNEKYLVDTGLCIRTDTGRVYDRFKGRVIFPVFSVAGKVIAFGGRTLKKDLAKYVNSPESTIYTKSKELYGLYQAKQAIVKHNKCILVEGYLDVISMHQSGIENVVASSGTSLTDGQIRLIHRFTDNVTVIYDGDAAGIKASLRGIDMLLREGLNIKVLLLPDGDDPDSFAQSHTSTEVEEYIASNEVDFIQFKTGILLQGLENDPIARSRAIGDIVQSISLIPDAVTANVYIKECSRRLDIDERVVALEVEKRRKQQAEKDANAARQERARKSLGDAAQPEGGAIPAENSDSPAPVAEAAPFVEPATIGSMPTVSDDATRDEKKFRRFMLKYENALVKYMLRYGLLTLADMVDEDGNSVTVTVADYIKSELERDSMEICNPVLASIYNAVLKLQAEDWPRVESDCRERLEQARAEMISAGEAEIRASAADLSDIERREGELKAAADEKYIRDLREYAMTYPERVICSSPDDNIRKVGMELVAERHVLSKVFTKYTHIIADDERLPDIVPRAVIEYKDAMLEWQIQQLNRSIKEAFSGHDNETHCMELMARLSELHALRRDMATYLGERIILPR is encoded by the coding sequence ATGAAAAAAATTGACCGGGAGACAGTGCAACGCATTCTCGATGTGGCTGACATTGTGGATGTGGTAAGCGATTTCGTAAGTTTGAAGCGTAGAGGTTCGAGCTATCTTGGCTTATGTCCGTTCCATAACGAGCGTACTCCGTCGTTCTCTGTGTCCAAGTCAAAGAATATCTGCAAATGTTTCAGTTGCGGCAAGGGCGGAAGTCCTGTGAACTTTATAATGGAGCATGAGCAGATGACGTATCAGGAGGCTTTGCGCTATCTCGCCGGGAAATATAATATTGAAATCAAAGAACATGAGATGACCGACGAGGAGCGCGAACGCGAGACTGAGCGTGCGTCGCTTCTTGCGGTCAATGAATTTGCACTCCGGCATTTCGAATACAATCTTAATGAAACCGACGACGGACGCAACATCGGCCTTACATATCTGCAACAGCGTGGCGTGAATGAGGCCATGATAAAACGCTTTCATCTCGGCTATGCGCTTGAACGCTCTACCGCTCTTTATGATGAGGCAAAACGCAAGGGCTACAATGAAAAATATCTTGTGGATACTGGGTTGTGTATCCGTACTGACACAGGCCGCGTATATGACCGTTTCAAGGGTAGGGTAATATTTCCGGTGTTTTCTGTAGCGGGAAAGGTAATTGCCTTTGGTGGCCGTACCTTAAAAAAAGATCTGGCGAAATATGTCAACTCGCCGGAATCTACCATCTATACAAAAAGCAAGGAACTTTACGGACTGTATCAGGCAAAGCAGGCGATAGTAAAGCATAATAAATGCATACTTGTCGAGGGATATCTTGATGTCATCTCGATGCATCAGAGTGGTATTGAGAATGTTGTGGCCTCGTCGGGCACGTCGCTTACCGACGGCCAGATTCGGCTGATACATCGATTTACCGACAACGTCACAGTCATATACGACGGCGACGCCGCCGGTATCAAGGCCTCGTTGCGCGGTATCGACATGCTGTTGCGCGAGGGGCTCAACATAAAGGTTCTGCTTCTTCCCGACGGAGACGATCCCGACAGTTTCGCACAGAGCCATACTTCTACCGAGGTAGAAGAATACATAGCCTCCAATGAGGTCGATTTCATTCAGTTTAAGACGGGAATCCTGTTGCAGGGACTTGAGAATGACCCCATAGCCCGTTCGCGTGCCATTGGTGATATCGTGCAGTCGATATCGCTTATTCCCGATGCGGTCACAGCCAATGTATATATTAAGGAGTGTAGCCGACGCCTTGATATCGACGAGCGTGTTGTGGCTCTTGAAGTGGAGAAACGCCGTAAACAGCAGGCCGAAAAGGACGCCAACGCGGCACGTCAGGAGCGTGCCAGGAAGTCGCTCGGTGATGCTGCTCAGCCTGAGGGTGGAGCGATACCCGCTGAAAATTCCGATTCGCCTGCTCCGGTTGCCGAAGCCGCACCTTTTGTGGAACCTGCCACAATAGGCAGCATGCCGACGGTCTCCGATGATGCAACGCGCGATGAGAAAAAATTCCGTAGATTCATGCTCAAGTATGAGAATGCACTTGTAAAATACATGTTGCGCTACGGCTTGCTTACTCTTGCCGATATGGTCGATGAGGATGGAAATTCGGTTACGGTGACAGTGGCCGATTACATAAAGTCGGAGCTTGAACGTGACAGCATGGAGATCTGCAATCCTGTGCTTGCATCAATCTATAATGCAGTGCTTAAGCTCCAGGCTGAAGACTGGCCGCGGGTTGAGTCCGACTGCCGGGAGCGTCTTGAGCAGGCTCGTGCCGAGATGATTTCTGCAGGAGAAGCGGAGATACGCGCATCGGCTGCCGACCTTTCGGATATCGAGCGGCGTGAGGGTGAACTGAAAGCCGCAGCCGATGAGAAGTATATTCGCGACTTGCGTGAGTATGCGATGACTTATCCCGAACGGGTCATTTGTTCCAGCCCCGATGACAATATACGCAAGGTCGGGATGGAGCTTGTTGCCGAGCGCCATGTGCTCAGCAAGGTATTCACCAAGTATACCCATATCATAGCTGACGATGAGAGATTGCCCGACATTGTGCCGCGCGCGGTGATTGAATACAAGGATGCTATGCTTGAATGGCAGATACAGCAACTGAACCGTAGTATAAAGGAAGCCTTCTCGGGGCATGACAACGAGACTCACTGTATGGAGCTTATGGCACGACTGAGCGAACTTCATGCCCTGCGCAGGGATATGGCCACTTATCTTGGAGAGCGCATAATATTGCCGAGATAA
- a CDS encoding outer membrane beta-barrel protein, translated as MRKTILTFIVAAMGTCMSHSEDYEHVSASYECSFLKPTKEFKSTDDVIQLHGGYLNYAHGFQLRERTFLETGIGISALTGNAEPMMDTDGNALNQKITNCYLKLPVNLVYRLPLDDKLSLSLFAGIAGKCNLYYKSKVSAGNSALPGLDVSYTSDLLSVSEMGENNVWHRWQVAWQIGAGLNIKSVYIGISGGSDIIPPYSHRGTKARMNSASINVTVGYTFHINYKKLFEDF; from the coding sequence ATGAGAAAGACAATATTGACTTTTATAGTCGCGGCAATGGGAACATGTATGTCGCATTCTGAGGATTACGAACATGTCTCGGCCTCGTATGAGTGCTCTTTCCTTAAGCCTACCAAAGAATTTAAGTCTACAGACGATGTCATACAGTTGCATGGCGGATATCTCAATTATGCTCATGGATTTCAGCTTAGGGAGCGAACGTTTCTCGAGACTGGAATTGGAATCAGCGCCTTGACTGGCAATGCCGAGCCTATGATGGATACAGATGGCAATGCCCTGAATCAGAAAATTACCAATTGTTATCTTAAATTACCTGTAAATCTGGTGTATCGACTGCCGCTGGATGATAAACTTTCACTGTCGCTGTTTGCCGGAATTGCAGGCAAATGTAATCTGTACTATAAGTCAAAAGTCTCCGCCGGTAATTCTGCTCTACCGGGTTTGGATGTCAGCTATACAAGTGATCTGCTGTCGGTGTCCGAGATGGGCGAAAATAATGTATGGCATCGTTGGCAGGTCGCTTGGCAGATAGGCGCCGGATTAAATATCAAGTCTGTTTATATCGGCATAAGCGGAGGTTCGGATATTATCCCTCCTTACAGTCATAGGGGTACAAAGGCGCGCATGAATTCTGCAAGTATTAATGTTACTGTAGGCTATACATTCCATATCAATTATAAAAAACTGTTTGAAGATTTTTAG
- a CDS encoding outer membrane beta-barrel protein — MKKVILAAALLVAGVSVANAEGYNRVAVSYDHTNLSFNKDAASFLDADGSETAGLNGFGLNYIHGFGVAENMFVETGANVDFLFGNKSFKESEDGDWWEDKYKFQNINIQVPVNFVYRFNLTEGVSLDPYIGLNFKLHLTEKYKNEFSDSDGDK, encoded by the coding sequence ATGAAAAAGGTAATTTTAGCCGCCGCTCTTCTTGTTGCCGGCGTATCTGTTGCCAATGCAGAGGGTTATAACCGTGTAGCTGTATCGTATGACCACACTAATCTGAGCTTTAACAAGGACGCTGCTTCTTTTCTTGATGCTGATGGCAGCGAGACAGCCGGTCTAAATGGTTTTGGACTCAACTATATCCACGGTTTCGGTGTTGCCGAAAATATGTTTGTTGAAACCGGAGCCAACGTCGATTTCCTTTTTGGCAATAAGTCGTTTAAGGAATCAGAGGATGGCGACTGGTGGGAAGATAAATATAAATTCCAGAACATCAATATTCAGGTTCCTGTAAACTTCGTATATCGTTTCAACCTTACAGAGGGTGTTTCTCTCGATCCTTATATCGGTCTTAATTTTAAACTTCATCTTACCGAGAAGTATAAGAATGAATTTTCTGATTCTGACGGTGATAAATAA
- a CDS encoding potassium channel family protein, whose amino-acid sequence MRILIIGLGIYGSNLAVDLTAMGHEVIGADNKPALVEAIKDKISTAYILDSTDEMALGSLPVASSELVIVAIGENFGASVKTVALLRKMGVRHLYARAVDDIHETILRGFQVDRILVPEQRAARELTRELALGAGVEAIGIDRNHYVMKFIVPDFYDGMTLEEIGLERNFGLKLVAVTRISIHRNVLGLTDSEPMVVDSTSEDFRVQKGDGITVMGTQKQFRDMIHHMG is encoded by the coding sequence ATGCGCATACTGATAATAGGGCTTGGTATCTATGGCTCGAATCTGGCCGTTGACCTCACTGCAATGGGGCATGAAGTAATCGGAGCCGACAACAAGCCGGCTTTGGTCGAGGCAATCAAAGACAAGATTTCCACAGCCTACATTCTTGATTCCACCGACGAGATGGCATTGGGTTCACTGCCTGTCGCTTCGTCTGAACTTGTCATCGTCGCTATCGGCGAAAATTTCGGTGCGAGTGTGAAGACTGTGGCTCTATTGCGCAAGATGGGAGTAAGGCATCTTTATGCACGTGCTGTTGATGACATCCATGAGACTATATTGCGCGGATTTCAGGTAGATCGCATACTCGTCCCGGAGCAGAGAGCCGCGCGCGAACTCACTCGTGAGCTTGCTCTTGGGGCCGGTGTCGAGGCCATAGGTATAGACAGAAATCATTATGTGATGAAGTTTATTGTGCCTGATTTTTACGATGGCATGACTCTTGAGGAGATTGGACTTGAACGTAATTTCGGTCTCAAACTTGTTGCTGTGACCCGTATATCCATCCACCGCAATGTGCTGGGACTTACTGACAGCGAGCCGATGGTGGTTGATAGTACTTCTGAGGATTTCCGAGTGCAGAAAGGGGATGGAATCACTGTGATGGGGACACAGAAGCAGTTTCGTGACATGATTCATCATATGGGATAA
- a CDS encoding PD-(D/E)XK nuclease family protein: protein MIPFLQRIADIYFDRHADSMADYCFVFPNKRSATFFRHFLGLHATSCSPLIEPEVTTISDFIADFSDYAVASRYDLLFTLYNLYNGLSPQIEEFDRFVFWGDMLLSDFNDVDRYMSDASQLFRNLKNYKEINSDYLTPRQKEIINKYWGAQIPLDNIDRFWTHLDNPREPHTNRESFMRLWEILEPLYRQFRESLSKRGLCYSGMQYREVAEKFAAMTHDDIPYRRIIMVGFNVLSISELSIFSRLHEMGIADFYWDYSFPEELRTDNMATHFIRRYVKLFPSLYDIAEEENIGLPEIEVIGIPSNVGQVKYTGRLLERMVADGRIANPENAIDTAVVLPSEDLFIELLHSLPSSIPSVNITMGYPMKLTPAAALMRSVMTMHLKARKIRGSWCFFYEDVCDVLANPLLARIAPEVCEDIRKTISRSRMFSIPADELRNTWPTVENIFYPVDDLHSGTEVFDYTLQLVSFLEQELKTLQSADKNATIDQSADDIPADSDFMLPPEEAETPAPIALEVGFLSRYRQSVEQLRDTASRYRVNMRESTFFHMIRSVVDAETVSFTGEPLKGLQIMGILETRALNFDNLIILSMNERIFPKRQFTRSFIPNILRRCFGMATMEFQECIFAYYFYRMISAAQNVTLIYNTRTEALNSGDMSRYIYQLMHHYPQSHMKMMSAAFSLPAPTPVNDIAIAKDEKLMEVIESYRAVDGTRRYLSPSAINTYISCPLRFCLHYLRGLKDEGEVTDYMDESTFGSVLHQVAEYSYNHLRGSREEVTVSEEMLDQMANDTVGLEKLITSAINRYFNRLPNLNDTGNPDDEYINPTPLNGEARVLADIMLIQMKQLFQLEKKRVPFTFIHAERKFTTAIPLSPDLSVNLRGVIDRIDRRKGIIEIIDYKTGSDNLKVANLRHLFTPVNSSTEHHKAILQLFLYCNALHMDMRYDGPIKPTLFRFRKLKTEKDIPEVVINNSTLSDYRELNDEVLGELAERLAPLFDPTIPFSPTPHPANCRFCNYKSICGQNI from the coding sequence ATGATTCCGTTTCTTCAACGTATCGCCGACATATATTTCGACCGCCATGCCGACTCGATGGCCGACTACTGCTTCGTATTTCCCAATAAGCGAAGCGCCACATTCTTCCGTCATTTTCTCGGGCTACATGCCACTTCCTGCTCTCCGCTCATAGAGCCGGAAGTGACTACCATCAGCGACTTTATCGCCGACTTTTCCGATTATGCAGTAGCATCACGCTACGACCTGCTGTTTACGCTTTACAACCTGTACAACGGGCTGTCGCCGCAGATTGAGGAGTTTGACCGATTTGTATTCTGGGGCGACATGCTGTTGAGCGATTTCAACGATGTAGACCGCTATATGAGCGACGCATCACAGCTCTTCCGCAATCTGAAAAATTACAAGGAAATAAACTCCGACTATCTCACCCCCCGGCAAAAGGAGATAATCAACAAATACTGGGGAGCGCAGATACCGCTCGACAATATTGACCGCTTCTGGACACACCTCGACAATCCGCGAGAGCCACACACCAACCGCGAATCGTTTATGCGGCTGTGGGAGATTCTCGAGCCCCTGTACCGGCAATTCCGCGAATCGCTCTCAAAACGCGGCCTCTGCTACTCCGGAATGCAATACCGCGAAGTCGCCGAAAAATTCGCGGCAATGACGCATGACGACATACCTTACCGACGTATAATCATGGTCGGATTCAATGTACTGTCGATATCGGAGCTCAGTATATTCTCTCGGCTGCATGAGATGGGCATTGCCGATTTCTATTGGGATTATTCCTTCCCTGAGGAACTTCGCACCGACAATATGGCCACACACTTCATACGCAGGTATGTGAAACTGTTTCCATCGCTATACGACATTGCGGAAGAAGAGAACATAGGACTGCCGGAGATAGAGGTGATTGGCATACCCTCTAATGTGGGACAGGTAAAATATACAGGCCGTCTGCTTGAACGCATGGTAGCCGACGGACGTATCGCCAATCCGGAGAATGCAATCGACACTGCGGTAGTACTCCCCTCGGAAGATCTTTTCATCGAGTTGCTCCATTCACTCCCCTCCTCTATTCCGTCGGTCAACATCACTATGGGGTATCCTATGAAACTGACTCCCGCGGCAGCTCTGATGCGCAGTGTCATGACCATGCATCTCAAGGCAAGAAAGATAAGAGGCTCATGGTGTTTCTTCTACGAGGATGTGTGCGATGTACTTGCAAATCCACTACTGGCACGCATAGCCCCTGAAGTCTGCGAAGATATACGCAAGACTATAAGCCGGAGCCGCATGTTCAGCATACCGGCCGACGAACTGCGCAACACTTGGCCGACCGTAGAAAATATATTTTATCCTGTCGACGATTTACATTCAGGCACAGAGGTATTCGACTACACGCTTCAACTTGTATCGTTTCTCGAACAGGAACTGAAAACATTGCAGTCGGCGGACAAGAATGCCACTATTGACCAAAGCGCGGACGATATCCCGGCAGACAGCGATTTCATGTTGCCGCCTGAAGAAGCGGAGACACCGGCCCCGATAGCTCTGGAGGTCGGATTCCTGTCGCGTTATCGCCAAAGTGTAGAGCAGCTCCGCGACACGGCATCAAGATATCGGGTGAATATGCGCGAGTCCACATTCTTCCATATGATACGAAGCGTGGTAGACGCCGAGACAGTGAGTTTCACAGGTGAGCCGCTGAAAGGACTGCAAATAATGGGTATCCTTGAGACAAGAGCCCTCAACTTCGACAACCTGATAATATTGTCGATGAACGAACGCATATTCCCAAAACGTCAGTTTACACGTTCGTTCATACCCAACATACTGCGACGCTGCTTTGGCATGGCTACCATGGAGTTTCAGGAATGCATTTTCGCGTATTATTTCTATCGCATGATATCGGCGGCACAAAATGTGACTCTCATATACAATACCCGCACCGAAGCCCTGAATTCAGGCGATATGTCGCGGTATATATATCAGTTGATGCATCATTATCCGCAGAGCCATATGAAGATGATGAGCGCTGCATTCAGTCTGCCCGCGCCTACTCCAGTCAATGATATCGCCATAGCCAAGGATGAAAAGCTGATGGAGGTTATCGAATCGTATCGGGCGGTCGACGGCACACGCCGATATCTGTCGCCATCGGCTATCAATACATACATCAGCTGTCCACTCAGGTTCTGCCTCCACTATCTCCGCGGCCTTAAAGATGAAGGGGAAGTCACTGATTATATGGACGAGAGTACATTCGGAAGTGTGCTGCACCAAGTGGCAGAATACTCATACAATCATCTGCGCGGAAGTCGTGAAGAAGTTACAGTCAGCGAAGAGATGCTCGACCAGATGGCTAATGACACAGTCGGTCTTGAAAAGCTGATTACATCGGCGATCAACCGCTATTTCAACCGTCTGCCAAATCTGAATGACACCGGCAATCCCGATGACGAGTATATAAATCCGACACCGCTCAACGGTGAAGCGCGCGTACTTGCAGATATCATGCTAATACAGATGAAGCAGCTTTTTCAGCTTGAAAAAAAGCGCGTTCCATTTACATTTATCCACGCCGAGCGCAAATTCACGACCGCTATTCCGCTATCGCCGGATTTATCGGTAAATCTCCGCGGAGTAATCGACCGAATAGACCGCCGCAAAGGCATAATCGAGATTATAGACTATAAAACCGGCAGCGACAATTTGAAAGTCGCAAATCTCAGACATCTGTTCACCCCGGTCAACAGCAGCACGGAGCATCATAAGGCCATACTACAGCTGTTTCTATACTGTAACGCATTGCATATGGATATGAGATACGACGGCCCGATAAAGCCCACATTGTTCAGATTCAGGAAACTTAAAACCGAAAAAGACATAC
- a CDS encoding Crp/Fnr family transcriptional regulator codes for MSRRFNTYIDIPEVDFWRTFCMEQGVLRHFEKGEDFVTVGEVCRYVGFIKSGTLKYLAFSSDGCEHVVGMEFAGEFVADFPFLFYGTPSRVSITAQSPCDIYCVSVKVIAERMRNDRFLSDIIMHSTEAVFSTVYDRYMALYTRSANERYRDLINRHPDLFTLFSLKDIASFLNITPTHLSRLRKNL; via the coding sequence ATGTCTCGACGATTCAACACATATATTGATATTCCTGAAGTGGATTTCTGGCGCACTTTCTGTATGGAGCAGGGAGTGTTGCGTCATTTCGAGAAGGGTGAGGATTTTGTTACCGTAGGAGAGGTGTGTCGTTATGTGGGGTTTATAAAGAGCGGTACACTTAAATACCTGGCTTTTTCATCGGATGGTTGCGAGCACGTGGTAGGAATGGAGTTTGCCGGAGAGTTTGTAGCCGACTTCCCTTTCTTGTTTTACGGAACTCCGTCGAGAGTGTCGATAACAGCCCAGTCGCCATGCGATATCTATTGTGTTTCGGTGAAGGTAATAGCCGAGCGGATGAGGAATGATAGGTTTTTGTCTGACATCATCATGCATTCGACAGAAGCGGTGTTTTCGACTGTCTACGACCGATACATGGCGCTGTATACCCGATCGGCTAATGAGCGTTACCGCGACCTCATAAACCGTCATCCCGATCTTTTCACTCTATTCTCATTGAAAGATATTGCATCATTTCTGAACATCACACCGACCCATCTTAGCAGATTGCGGAAAAATCTCTGA